A region of Candidatus Deferrimicrobium sp. DNA encodes the following proteins:
- a CDS encoding tetratricopeptide repeat protein — MKLLGATASYDRGEILRKAEKYRSQRRFRKAIREYEKILSADPQDIDVHIRIAPVYIRAGRKDRAKTSLRQVIAWYEKTGFTEKAIATLRLALKVDHRDLATNLNLVDLYLGKNHVVEARNVLDRARKAFRGRRFLKEALAVEEKILGIAPDDFRAQVSVVRLLWKNGNRREALERLRRMEEHWARRGNKPYWRKTRRLSCLLAPSLSTSWAYFLSFFISPVPHGLAKKG, encoded by the coding sequence ATGAAGCTCCTGGGCGCCACCGCCTCTTATGACCGGGGCGAGATCCTCCGCAAGGCGGAGAAGTACCGGTCGCAGCGCAGGTTCCGGAAGGCCATCCGGGAGTACGAAAAGATCCTGTCCGCGGATCCCCAGGATATCGACGTCCACATAAGGATCGCCCCGGTCTACATCCGCGCAGGCCGCAAGGATCGGGCGAAGACGTCGCTCCGTCAGGTCATCGCCTGGTACGAGAAGACGGGCTTCACCGAAAAAGCGATCGCGACGCTGCGGCTGGCCTTGAAGGTCGACCACCGCGACCTTGCCACGAACCTGAATCTGGTGGATCTTTACCTGGGCAAGAACCACGTGGTCGAGGCGCGGAACGTCCTTGATCGGGCTCGCAAGGCATTCCGCGGCAGGAGGTTTCTCAAGGAGGCCCTGGCGGTCGAGGAAAAGATCCTGGGCATTGCCCCGGACGATTTCCGCGCGCAGGTCTCGGTGGTCCGGCTTCTGTGGAAAAACGGGAATAGGCGGGAGGCTCTCGAGCGGCTCCGGCGTATGGAGGAGCATTGGGCACGGAGGGGGAACAAGCCTTACTGGAGGAAGACCCGCCGGCTCTCTTGTCTCCTCGCCCCCTCCCTTTCGACCAGCTGGGCCTACTTCCTCTCTTTTTTCATCTCCCCCGTTCCGCACGGACTTGCGAAGAAGGGGTAA
- a CDS encoding DUF166 domain-containing protein, which yields MNVLFATQGRYGGRIAEYVAANRPQGWEILRLPLPRSLPVVIDDPDEVLPVEIPSADLLVSLHESAGAAELIPDIARRSGAVAVLAAVDDRAACPRGLENQIGKRLGALGVAFAFARPLCGFDGGPHPLLSAFAERFGRPRMRIDADGDRVGRVTVERDCPCGAGRFVAKVLPGTRLSEAADVGALRHHHHPCMASMEVDPELSDTLMHLSGYIFRAAIDEGLRRK from the coding sequence GTGAACGTCCTCTTCGCGACCCAGGGAAGGTACGGTGGGCGGATCGCCGAGTACGTCGCCGCGAACCGCCCGCAGGGATGGGAGATCCTTCGGCTTCCACTTCCACGGTCCCTTCCCGTGGTGATCGATGATCCCGACGAGGTCCTCCCGGTCGAGATCCCATCCGCAGACCTCCTCGTCTCCCTCCACGAGTCGGCGGGGGCCGCGGAACTGATCCCCGACATCGCGCGGCGATCCGGCGCCGTCGCCGTCCTCGCCGCCGTCGACGATCGCGCCGCCTGCCCCCGGGGGCTGGAGAACCAGATCGGAAAACGTCTCGGGGCGTTGGGAGTGGCGTTCGCCTTCGCCCGCCCGTTGTGCGGGTTCGACGGCGGACCGCACCCGCTGCTGTCCGCCTTCGCGGAGCGGTTCGGCCGGCCGAGGATGCGGATCGACGCCGATGGGGACCGGGTCGGCCGCGTGACGGTCGAGCGGGACTGTCCGTGCGGCGCCGGACGCTTCGTGGCGAAGGTCTTGCCGGGAACGCGCCTGTCGGAGGCGGCGGATGTCGGCGCGTTACGGCACCACCATCACCCGTGCATGGCGTCGATGGAGGTCGACCCGGAGCTGTCCGACACGCTGATGCACCTCTCCGGGTACATCTTCCGAGCCGCTATCGACGAGGGTTTGCGGCGGAAATGA